Proteins from one Diorhabda carinulata isolate Delta chromosome 10, icDioCari1.1, whole genome shotgun sequence genomic window:
- the LOC130898377 gene encoding putative fatty acyl-CoA reductase CG5065, with protein sequence MASSELLDRVSDTFNGSTVLITGVTGFVGKALLEILLRNTNVKKIYILIRSKKGKSPTERISDLFTNVLYSSLLSKKPDAPKKCIVIAGDVSEVDLGISTKDRELLVNEVDFIFHSAATTRFDDSIKTAVTINTRGTKYMLDLAEQCKKLKLFLHVSTAYAFPNEKRTLEKEYKTNVNPHDVLSTLTWLDDMTPEKTKKMIGNNPNTYTFSKALAENLVYEKIGTLPIIICRPAVVIPSFRDPMPGWFNNLQGPMGLFVGAGKGIIRCMYMDSKSYANLIPVDATVSGILVFSWYYLNTKNSPHIFNLCVPETDVKKTWEDILDLGRDIIENDVPFNGILWYPGGGITKNRLYAKISFILFQIIPALFIDMLLFVLGYKPILFNFQMRILKGTEMFEFYTTRAWDFETENTLKIRELLNERELGNYVLKAGSINIRDYLIKCMLSCRRHILKETDDMIPAAKRNMKIMFVLDRFVKLSFFILLGYFLYQFGYRIIAAQ encoded by the exons ATGGCATCAAGTGAATTATTAGATCGAGTATCTGATACTTTCAATGGAAGTACCGTATTAATAACAGGCGTTACAGGTTTTGTTGGGAAAGCtctattggaaatattattgagaaatacaaacgtcaaaaaaatttacattcttATTAGATCTAAGAAAGGTAAAAGTCCAACGGAAAGGATAAGTGATCTTTTCACCAAtgtt cTTTATTCTTCATTGTTATCTAAGAAACCAGATGCACCAAAAAAATGTATCGTTATTGCTGGAGATGTTTCGGAAGTGGATCTTGGTATCTCAACCAAAGATAGAGAATTGCTTGTAAATGAAGTTGATTTTATATTCCACAGTGCGGCTACCACGAGATTTGACGATAGTATCAAAACAGCTGTTACAATAAATACAAGAGGCACCAAGTACATGTTAGATCTTGCAGAACAATGTAAAAAGTTAAAG TTATTCCTTCATGTTTCAACGGCTTACGCTTTCCCGAACGAAAAAAGAACGCTTGAAAAGGAATACAAAACGAACGTGAATCCGCATGACGTTTTAAGTACGTTAACATGGCTTGATGATATGACTCccgaaaaaacgaaaaa AATGATAGGCAATAATCCAAATACTTACACATTTTCAAAAGCTTTGGCGGAAAATCTTGTATATGAGAAAATTGGAACGCTTCCTATTATTATATGCAGGCCAGCTGTGG TAATACCATCCTTCCGAGACCCAATGCCAGGTTGGTTCAACAACTTACAAGGTCCGATGGGTTTGTTCGTTGGAGCTGGTAAAGGTATCATAAGATGTATGTATATGGATAGTAAATCTTACGCTAATTTGATACCAGTGGACGCGACAGTTAGTGGAATATTGGTGTTTTCGTGGTACTATTTGAATACAAA gaATTCACCGCACATATTTAATTTATGCGTCCCCGAAACGGACGTCAAGAAAACTTGGGAAGATATATTGGATTTGGGTAGAGATATTATCGAAAACGATGTACCTTTTAACGGTATTCTGTGGTATCCGGGTGGAGGTATAACGAAAAATCGATTATATGCGAAAATAAGCTTTATTCTTTTCCAAATTATCCCAGCTCTGTTCATCGACATGCTGCTATTTGTATTGGGTTACAAACCGAT tttattcAACTTCCAAATGCGTATTCTGAAAGGTAcagaaatgtttgaattttataCAACCAGAGCTTGGGATTTCGAAActgaaaatactttgaaaatcaGAGAATTGTTGAACGAAAGAGAGCTTGGAAATTATGTTCTCAAAGCGGGTTCCATAAATATAAgagattatttaataaagtgTATGTTGTCTTGCCGTAGACATATTCTTAAAGAAACTGATGATATGATTCCTGCAGCCAAGAGGAATATGAAAAT AATGTTTGTATTGGATAGATTCGTCAagttatcatttttcattttgctAGGATATTTCTTGTATCAATTTGGTTATCGCATCATAGCAgctcaataa